Proteins from a genomic interval of Nasonia vitripennis strain AsymCx chromosome 3, Nvit_psr_1.1, whole genome shotgun sequence:
- the LOC100121400 gene encoding aryl hydrocarbon receptor nuclear translocator homolog isoform X16 gives MFIQMSAIAHSMPGSNASKLSQNRNTESIGSDEDDPSSGKYRRMDDDNMQDKERFASRENHCEIERRRRNKMTAYITELSDMVPTCSALARKPDKLTILRMAVAHMKALRGTGNTSTDGTYKPSFLTDQELKHLILEAADGFLFVVSCDTGRIIYVSDSVAPVLNYSQSDWYGTSLYNQVHPDDADKVREQLSTAEPQHAGRVLDLKTGTVKKEGHQSSVRLCTGSRRGFICRMKVGSLQTSGDMAAAHGLQRMKQRNSLGPPARDGQSYAVVHCTGYIKNWPPTGVGMADRGGVPSNDGVGDDVSIHYCLVAIGRLQVTSTPNTNDLAGSSSNNEFISRHSVEGKFTFVDQRVGAILGYTPSELLGHPCYEFFHPEDHTHMRESFEQVLKLKGQVLSVMYRFRAKNRDWVWLRTSAFSFLNPYTDEVEYIVCTNTTNNGTGGAGEQVQPENEVVSAYGQPGLDYSLDRHPARNPMYPAATAHHMMQHAPGMPGTGPPAPPPQQARPSSTQNVYQGYETTQSPIAYGSPGQQNTSSSVLNRIQKPAANTSPTPAVQQATGNWSTIGRQQPVSCEGYQYSQSSPSRSPSGPTYTQLSSGARTPAAQYHAVTTVPNNNTGMWSWQGQQQHQGPPQDAGGQPNAQVAGQPQAPHPAATGAPGPQTQELSDMLQMFQDQELSMFNASFE, from the exons ATGTTCATCCAAATGTCTGCGATCGCCCATTCTATGCCAG GTAGCAACGCGAGTAAACTGTCGCAGAATCGGAACACCGAAAGTATTGG GTCAGATGAGGACGACCCGAGTTCGGGCAAGTACAGAAGAATGGACGACGACAACATGCAGGACAAGGAGCGATTTGCcag CCGGGAGAACCACTGCGAGATCGAGCGGCGGCGGAGGAACAAGATGACGGCCTACATAACCGAGCTCTCGGACATGGTGCCGACCTGCTCGGCCCTTGCCCGCAAGCCCGACAAGCTCACCATCCTGCGAATGGCCGTCGCTCACATGAAGGCCCTCCGAG GCACCGGCAACACAAGCACAGACGGCACGTACAAACCGTCCTTCCTGACGGACCAGGAACTGAAGCACCTTATCCTGGAGGCTGCCGACGGTTTCCTGTTCGTCGTGAGCTGCGATACCGGTCGCATCATCTACGTCTCGGACTCGGTAGCACCTGTCCTCAACTACTCCCAGAGCGATTGGTATGGAACCAGTCTCTACAACCAGGTCCATCCGGACGACGCGGACAAGGTCAGGGAGCAGCTGAGCACCGCTGAGCCACAGCATGCTGGTCGCGTCCTCGATCTCAAGACCGGCACCGTCAAGAAGGAGGGCCATCAAT CTTCGGTTCGCCTGTGCACGGGCTCGAGACGAGGTTTCATCTGCCGCATGAAGGTCGGTAGTCTTCAAACGAGCGGCGACATGGCTGCTGCTCACGGTCTGCAACGCATGAAGCAGAGGAACTCCTTGGGACCACCAGCGAGGGATGGACAAAGCTACGCTGTCGTGCACTGCACTGGTTACATTAAAAATTGGCCACCCACCG GTGTGGGCATGGCTGATCGCGGTGGAGTTCCATCCAATGACGGCGTCGGCGACGATGTCTCAATCCACTATTGCCTCGTTGCGATTGGACGACTGCAAGTCACTAGCACGCCCAATACCAACGACTTGGCTGGATCCAGTAGCAACAATg AATTCATTTCGCGCCATTCCGTGGAAGGTAAATTTACTTTCGTGGATCAAAGGGTAGGAGCAATTTTAGGCTATACGCCGTCTGAACTGCTCGGTCATCCTTGCTACGAGTTCTTCCATCCCGAGGACCACACTCATATGCGTGAAAGCTTTGAGCAAG tCCTAAAACTTAAAGGCCAAGTACTATCTGTAATGTATAGATTTAGAGCTAAGAACCGTGACTGGGTATGGCTCAGAACTTCCGCATTTTCCTTCCTCAACCCCTACACGGATGAGGTTGAATATATCGTCTGCACGAATACTACCAATAA TGGTACCGGTGGTGCTGGCGAACAAGTCCAACCGGAGAACGAGGTCGTCTCAGCGTACGGCCAGCCTGGACTGGACTACTCTTTGGACAGACATCCAGCACGCAACCCCATGTATCCCGCTGCCACAGCTCATCACATGATGCAACACGCGCCTGGTATGCCGGGCACAG GACCACCAGCGCCACCACCGCAACAAGCCAGACCGTCGAGTACGCAAAACGTGTACCAGGGCTATGAAACGACTCAGTCGCCTATAGCCTACGGCTCGCCTGGTCAACAAAATACATCTTCGTCGGTCCTAAATAGAATTCAAAAACCTGCGGCGAACACGTCACCAACACCAGCTGTGCAACAAGCGACTGGCAATTGGTCAACCATAGGCCGGCAG CAGCCGGTGTCTTGTGAGGGCTATCAATACAGTCAGTCGAGTCCATCAAGATCTCCAAGTGGACCAACATATACACAATTAAGTAGTGGAGCCAGAACACCAGCTGCCCAGTACCATGCAGTTACAACAGTGCCTAATAATAATACAG GAATGTGGAGCTGGCAAGGACAGCAGCAACATCAAGGTCCGCCACAAGATGCTGGCGGTCAGCCGAATGCACAAGTTGCGGGACAGCCGCAAGCTCCACATCCAGCTGCAACTGGTGCACCTGGTCCCCAAACACAAGAACTGTCTGATATGTTACAAATGTTCCAAGATCAAGAGTTAAGCATGTTCAATGCAAGTTTTGAATGA
- the LOC100121400 gene encoding aryl hydrocarbon receptor nuclear translocator homolog isoform X15 — protein sequence MFIQMSAIAHSMPGSNASKLSQNRNTESIGSDEDDPSSGKYRRMDDDNMQDKERFASRENHCEIERRRRNKMTAYITELSDMVPTCSALARKPDKLTILRMAVAHMKALRGTGNTSTDGTYKPSFLTDQELKHLILEAADGFLFVVSCDTGRIIYVSDSVAPVLNYSQSDWYGTSLYNQVHPDDADKVREQLSTAEPQHAGRVLDLKTGTVKKEGHQSSVRLCTGSRRGFICRMKVGSLQTSGDMAAAHGLQRMKQRNSLGPPARDGQSYAVVHCTGYIKNWPPTGVGMADRGGVPSNDGVGDDVSIHYCLVAIGRLQVTSTPNTNDLAGSSSNNEFISRHSVEGKFTFVDQRVGAILGYTPSELLGHPCYEFFHPEDHTHMRESFEQVLKLKGQVLSVMYRFRAKNRDWVWLRTSAFSFLNPYTDEVEYIVCTNTTNKSLHSGTGGAGEQVQPENEVVSAYGQPGLDYSLDRHPARNPMYPAATAHHMMQHAPGMPGTGPPAPPPQQARPSSTQNVYQGYETTQSPIAYGSPGQQNTSSSVLNRIQKPAANTSPTPAVQQATGNWSTIGRQQPVSCEGYQYSQSSPSRSPSGPTYTQLSSGARTPAAQYHAVTTVPNNNTGMWSWQGQQQHQGPPQDAGGQPNAQVAGQPQAPHPAATGAPGPQTQELSDMLQMFQDQELSMFNASFE from the exons ATGTTCATCCAAATGTCTGCGATCGCCCATTCTATGCCAG GTAGCAACGCGAGTAAACTGTCGCAGAATCGGAACACCGAAAGTATTGG GTCAGATGAGGACGACCCGAGTTCGGGCAAGTACAGAAGAATGGACGACGACAACATGCAGGACAAGGAGCGATTTGCcag CCGGGAGAACCACTGCGAGATCGAGCGGCGGCGGAGGAACAAGATGACGGCCTACATAACCGAGCTCTCGGACATGGTGCCGACCTGCTCGGCCCTTGCCCGCAAGCCCGACAAGCTCACCATCCTGCGAATGGCCGTCGCTCACATGAAGGCCCTCCGAG GCACCGGCAACACAAGCACAGACGGCACGTACAAACCGTCCTTCCTGACGGACCAGGAACTGAAGCACCTTATCCTGGAGGCTGCCGACGGTTTCCTGTTCGTCGTGAGCTGCGATACCGGTCGCATCATCTACGTCTCGGACTCGGTAGCACCTGTCCTCAACTACTCCCAGAGCGATTGGTATGGAACCAGTCTCTACAACCAGGTCCATCCGGACGACGCGGACAAGGTCAGGGAGCAGCTGAGCACCGCTGAGCCACAGCATGCTGGTCGCGTCCTCGATCTCAAGACCGGCACCGTCAAGAAGGAGGGCCATCAAT CTTCGGTTCGCCTGTGCACGGGCTCGAGACGAGGTTTCATCTGCCGCATGAAGGTCGGTAGTCTTCAAACGAGCGGCGACATGGCTGCTGCTCACGGTCTGCAACGCATGAAGCAGAGGAACTCCTTGGGACCACCAGCGAGGGATGGACAAAGCTACGCTGTCGTGCACTGCACTGGTTACATTAAAAATTGGCCACCCACCG GTGTGGGCATGGCTGATCGCGGTGGAGTTCCATCCAATGACGGCGTCGGCGACGATGTCTCAATCCACTATTGCCTCGTTGCGATTGGACGACTGCAAGTCACTAGCACGCCCAATACCAACGACTTGGCTGGATCCAGTAGCAACAATg AATTCATTTCGCGCCATTCCGTGGAAGGTAAATTTACTTTCGTGGATCAAAGGGTAGGAGCAATTTTAGGCTATACGCCGTCTGAACTGCTCGGTCATCCTTGCTACGAGTTCTTCCATCCCGAGGACCACACTCATATGCGTGAAAGCTTTGAGCAAG tCCTAAAACTTAAAGGCCAAGTACTATCTGTAATGTATAGATTTAGAGCTAAGAACCGTGACTGGGTATGGCTCAGAACTTCCGCATTTTCCTTCCTCAACCCCTACACGGATGAGGTTGAATATATCGTCTGCACGAATACTACCAATAA ATCGTTACACAGTGGTACCGGTGGTGCTGGCGAACAAGTCCAACCGGAGAACGAGGTCGTCTCAGCGTACGGCCAGCCTGGACTGGACTACTCTTTGGACAGACATCCAGCACGCAACCCCATGTATCCCGCTGCCACAGCTCATCACATGATGCAACACGCGCCTGGTATGCCGGGCACAG GACCACCAGCGCCACCACCGCAACAAGCCAGACCGTCGAGTACGCAAAACGTGTACCAGGGCTATGAAACGACTCAGTCGCCTATAGCCTACGGCTCGCCTGGTCAACAAAATACATCTTCGTCGGTCCTAAATAGAATTCAAAAACCTGCGGCGAACACGTCACCAACACCAGCTGTGCAACAAGCGACTGGCAATTGGTCAACCATAGGCCGGCAG CAGCCGGTGTCTTGTGAGGGCTATCAATACAGTCAGTCGAGTCCATCAAGATCTCCAAGTGGACCAACATATACACAATTAAGTAGTGGAGCCAGAACACCAGCTGCCCAGTACCATGCAGTTACAACAGTGCCTAATAATAATACAG GAATGTGGAGCTGGCAAGGACAGCAGCAACATCAAGGTCCGCCACAAGATGCTGGCGGTCAGCCGAATGCACAAGTTGCGGGACAGCCGCAAGCTCCACATCCAGCTGCAACTGGTGCACCTGGTCCCCAAACACAAGAACTGTCTGATATGTTACAAATGTTCCAAGATCAAGAGTTAAGCATGTTCAATGCAAGTTTTGAATGA
- the LOC100121400 gene encoding aryl hydrocarbon receptor nuclear translocator homolog isoform X2 has protein sequence MFGAGSSSGSAAGDGAGPYADYATAAEPYQLGGPPPAAGTAPHLLYPADLSPQHHLYQLPPPPPLPPNADLQAQSKRRRSDEDDPSSGKYRRMDDDNMQDKERFASRENHCEIERRRRNKMTAYITELSDMVPTCSALARKPDKLTILRMAVAHMKALRGTGNTSTDGTYKPSFLTDQELKHLILEAADGFLFVVSCDTGRIIYVSDSVAPVLNYSQSDWYGTSLYNQVHPDDADKVREQLSTAEPQHAGRVLDLKTGTVKKEGHQSSVRLCTGSRRGFICRMKVGSLQTSGDMAAAHGLQRMKQRNSLGPPARDGQSYAVVHCTGYIKNWPPTGDFVPPCIPTGVGMADRGGVPSNDGVGDDVSIHYCLVAIGRLQVTSTPNTNDLAGSSSNNEFISRHSVEGKFTFVDQRVGAILGYTPSELLGHPCYEFFHPEDHTHMRESFEQVLKLKGQVLSVMYRFRAKNRDWVWLRTSAFSFLNPYTDEVEYIVCTNTTNKSLHSGTGGAGEQVQPENEVVSAYGQPGLDYSLDRHPARNPMYPAATAHHMMQHAPGMPGTGPPAPPPQQARPSSTQNVYQGYETTQSPIAYGSPGQQNTSSSVLNRIQKPAANTSPTPAVQQATGNWSTIGRQVCVEQPVSCEGYQYSQSSPSRSPSGPTYTQLSSGARTPAAQYHAVTTVPNNNTGMWSWQGQQQHQGPPQDAGGQPNAQVAGQPQAPHPAATGAPGPQTQELSDMLQMFQDQELSMFNASFE, from the exons ATGTTCGGGGCAGGTAGCAGCAGCGGGAGCGCTGCAGGGGACGGCGCGGGCCCCTACGCCGATTACGCGACAGCAGCCGAGCCATACCAGCTGGGGGGTCCACCCCCTGCAGCCGGAACCGCTCCTCACCTGCTCTATCCGGCTGACCTGTCGCCCCAGCATCACCTCTACCAGCTGCCACCACCTCCGCCTCTGCCGCCCAACGCCGATCTTCAAGCTCAGTCCAAGAGACGTAG GTCAGATGAGGACGACCCGAGTTCGGGCAAGTACAGAAGAATGGACGACGACAACATGCAGGACAAGGAGCGATTTGCcag CCGGGAGAACCACTGCGAGATCGAGCGGCGGCGGAGGAACAAGATGACGGCCTACATAACCGAGCTCTCGGACATGGTGCCGACCTGCTCGGCCCTTGCCCGCAAGCCCGACAAGCTCACCATCCTGCGAATGGCCGTCGCTCACATGAAGGCCCTCCGAG GCACCGGCAACACAAGCACAGACGGCACGTACAAACCGTCCTTCCTGACGGACCAGGAACTGAAGCACCTTATCCTGGAGGCTGCCGACGGTTTCCTGTTCGTCGTGAGCTGCGATACCGGTCGCATCATCTACGTCTCGGACTCGGTAGCACCTGTCCTCAACTACTCCCAGAGCGATTGGTATGGAACCAGTCTCTACAACCAGGTCCATCCGGACGACGCGGACAAGGTCAGGGAGCAGCTGAGCACCGCTGAGCCACAGCATGCTGGTCGCGTCCTCGATCTCAAGACCGGCACCGTCAAGAAGGAGGGCCATCAAT CTTCGGTTCGCCTGTGCACGGGCTCGAGACGAGGTTTCATCTGCCGCATGAAGGTCGGTAGTCTTCAAACGAGCGGCGACATGGCTGCTGCTCACGGTCTGCAACGCATGAAGCAGAGGAACTCCTTGGGACCACCAGCGAGGGATGGACAAAGCTACGCTGTCGTGCACTGCACTGGTTACATTAAAAATTGGCCACCCACCG GTGATTTTGTTCCCCCGTGTATACCCACAGGTGTGGGCATGGCTGATCGCGGTGGAGTTCCATCCAATGACGGCGTCGGCGACGATGTCTCAATCCACTATTGCCTCGTTGCGATTGGACGACTGCAAGTCACTAGCACGCCCAATACCAACGACTTGGCTGGATCCAGTAGCAACAATg AATTCATTTCGCGCCATTCCGTGGAAGGTAAATTTACTTTCGTGGATCAAAGGGTAGGAGCAATTTTAGGCTATACGCCGTCTGAACTGCTCGGTCATCCTTGCTACGAGTTCTTCCATCCCGAGGACCACACTCATATGCGTGAAAGCTTTGAGCAAG tCCTAAAACTTAAAGGCCAAGTACTATCTGTAATGTATAGATTTAGAGCTAAGAACCGTGACTGGGTATGGCTCAGAACTTCCGCATTTTCCTTCCTCAACCCCTACACGGATGAGGTTGAATATATCGTCTGCACGAATACTACCAATAA ATCGTTACACAGTGGTACCGGTGGTGCTGGCGAACAAGTCCAACCGGAGAACGAGGTCGTCTCAGCGTACGGCCAGCCTGGACTGGACTACTCTTTGGACAGACATCCAGCACGCAACCCCATGTATCCCGCTGCCACAGCTCATCACATGATGCAACACGCGCCTGGTATGCCGGGCACAG GACCACCAGCGCCACCACCGCAACAAGCCAGACCGTCGAGTACGCAAAACGTGTACCAGGGCTATGAAACGACTCAGTCGCCTATAGCCTACGGCTCGCCTGGTCAACAAAATACATCTTCGTCGGTCCTAAATAGAATTCAAAAACCTGCGGCGAACACGTCACCAACACCAGCTGTGCAACAAGCGACTGGCAATTGGTCAACCATAGGCCGGCAGGTATGTGTCGAA CAGCCGGTGTCTTGTGAGGGCTATCAATACAGTCAGTCGAGTCCATCAAGATCTCCAAGTGGACCAACATATACACAATTAAGTAGTGGAGCCAGAACACCAGCTGCCCAGTACCATGCAGTTACAACAGTGCCTAATAATAATACAG GAATGTGGAGCTGGCAAGGACAGCAGCAACATCAAGGTCCGCCACAAGATGCTGGCGGTCAGCCGAATGCACAAGTTGCGGGACAGCCGCAAGCTCCACATCCAGCTGCAACTGGTGCACCTGGTCCCCAAACACAAGAACTGTCTGATATGTTACAAATGTTCCAAGATCAAGAGTTAAGCATGTTCAATGCAAGTTTTGAATGA
- the LOC100121400 gene encoding aryl hydrocarbon receptor nuclear translocator homolog isoform X4, translating into MFGAGSSSGSAAGDGAGPYADYATAAEPYQLGGPPPAAGTAPHLLYPADLSPQHHLYQLPPPPPLPPNADLQAQSKRRRSDEDDPSSGKYRRMDDDNMQDKERFASRENHCEIERRRRNKMTAYITELSDMVPTCSALARKPDKLTILRMAVAHMKALRGTGNTSTDGTYKPSFLTDQELKHLILEAADGFLFVVSCDTGRIIYVSDSVAPVLNYSQSDWYGTSLYNQVHPDDADKVREQLSTAEPQHAGRVLDLKTGTVKKEGHQSSVRLCTGSRRGFICRMKVGSLQTSGDMAAAHGLQRMKQRNSLGPPARDGQSYAVVHCTGYIKNWPPTGDFVPPCIPTGVGMADRGGVPSNDGVGDDVSIHYCLVAIGRLQVTSTPNTNDLAGSSSNNEFISRHSVEGKFTFVDQRVGAILGYTPSELLGHPCYEFFHPEDHTHMRESFEQVLKLKGQVLSVMYRFRAKNRDWVWLRTSAFSFLNPYTDEVEYIVCTNTTNKSLHSGTGGAGEQVQPENEVVSAYGQPGLDYSLDRHPARNPMYPAATAHHMMQHAPGMPGTGPPAPPPQQARPSSTQNVYQGYETTQSPIAYGSPGQQNTSSSVLNRIQKPAANTSPTPAVQQATGNWSTIGRQQPVSCEGYQYSQSSPSRSPSGPTYTQLSSGARTPAAQYHAVTTVPNNNTGMWSWQGQQQHQGPPQDAGGQPNAQVAGQPQAPHPAATGAPGPQTQELSDMLQMFQDQELSMFNASFE; encoded by the exons ATGTTCGGGGCAGGTAGCAGCAGCGGGAGCGCTGCAGGGGACGGCGCGGGCCCCTACGCCGATTACGCGACAGCAGCCGAGCCATACCAGCTGGGGGGTCCACCCCCTGCAGCCGGAACCGCTCCTCACCTGCTCTATCCGGCTGACCTGTCGCCCCAGCATCACCTCTACCAGCTGCCACCACCTCCGCCTCTGCCGCCCAACGCCGATCTTCAAGCTCAGTCCAAGAGACGTAG GTCAGATGAGGACGACCCGAGTTCGGGCAAGTACAGAAGAATGGACGACGACAACATGCAGGACAAGGAGCGATTTGCcag CCGGGAGAACCACTGCGAGATCGAGCGGCGGCGGAGGAACAAGATGACGGCCTACATAACCGAGCTCTCGGACATGGTGCCGACCTGCTCGGCCCTTGCCCGCAAGCCCGACAAGCTCACCATCCTGCGAATGGCCGTCGCTCACATGAAGGCCCTCCGAG GCACCGGCAACACAAGCACAGACGGCACGTACAAACCGTCCTTCCTGACGGACCAGGAACTGAAGCACCTTATCCTGGAGGCTGCCGACGGTTTCCTGTTCGTCGTGAGCTGCGATACCGGTCGCATCATCTACGTCTCGGACTCGGTAGCACCTGTCCTCAACTACTCCCAGAGCGATTGGTATGGAACCAGTCTCTACAACCAGGTCCATCCGGACGACGCGGACAAGGTCAGGGAGCAGCTGAGCACCGCTGAGCCACAGCATGCTGGTCGCGTCCTCGATCTCAAGACCGGCACCGTCAAGAAGGAGGGCCATCAAT CTTCGGTTCGCCTGTGCACGGGCTCGAGACGAGGTTTCATCTGCCGCATGAAGGTCGGTAGTCTTCAAACGAGCGGCGACATGGCTGCTGCTCACGGTCTGCAACGCATGAAGCAGAGGAACTCCTTGGGACCACCAGCGAGGGATGGACAAAGCTACGCTGTCGTGCACTGCACTGGTTACATTAAAAATTGGCCACCCACCG GTGATTTTGTTCCCCCGTGTATACCCACAGGTGTGGGCATGGCTGATCGCGGTGGAGTTCCATCCAATGACGGCGTCGGCGACGATGTCTCAATCCACTATTGCCTCGTTGCGATTGGACGACTGCAAGTCACTAGCACGCCCAATACCAACGACTTGGCTGGATCCAGTAGCAACAATg AATTCATTTCGCGCCATTCCGTGGAAGGTAAATTTACTTTCGTGGATCAAAGGGTAGGAGCAATTTTAGGCTATACGCCGTCTGAACTGCTCGGTCATCCTTGCTACGAGTTCTTCCATCCCGAGGACCACACTCATATGCGTGAAAGCTTTGAGCAAG tCCTAAAACTTAAAGGCCAAGTACTATCTGTAATGTATAGATTTAGAGCTAAGAACCGTGACTGGGTATGGCTCAGAACTTCCGCATTTTCCTTCCTCAACCCCTACACGGATGAGGTTGAATATATCGTCTGCACGAATACTACCAATAA ATCGTTACACAGTGGTACCGGTGGTGCTGGCGAACAAGTCCAACCGGAGAACGAGGTCGTCTCAGCGTACGGCCAGCCTGGACTGGACTACTCTTTGGACAGACATCCAGCACGCAACCCCATGTATCCCGCTGCCACAGCTCATCACATGATGCAACACGCGCCTGGTATGCCGGGCACAG GACCACCAGCGCCACCACCGCAACAAGCCAGACCGTCGAGTACGCAAAACGTGTACCAGGGCTATGAAACGACTCAGTCGCCTATAGCCTACGGCTCGCCTGGTCAACAAAATACATCTTCGTCGGTCCTAAATAGAATTCAAAAACCTGCGGCGAACACGTCACCAACACCAGCTGTGCAACAAGCGACTGGCAATTGGTCAACCATAGGCCGGCAG CAGCCGGTGTCTTGTGAGGGCTATCAATACAGTCAGTCGAGTCCATCAAGATCTCCAAGTGGACCAACATATACACAATTAAGTAGTGGAGCCAGAACACCAGCTGCCCAGTACCATGCAGTTACAACAGTGCCTAATAATAATACAG GAATGTGGAGCTGGCAAGGACAGCAGCAACATCAAGGTCCGCCACAAGATGCTGGCGGTCAGCCGAATGCACAAGTTGCGGGACAGCCGCAAGCTCCACATCCAGCTGCAACTGGTGCACCTGGTCCCCAAACACAAGAACTGTCTGATATGTTACAAATGTTCCAAGATCAAGAGTTAAGCATGTTCAATGCAAGTTTTGAATGA
- the LOC100121400 gene encoding aryl hydrocarbon receptor nuclear translocator homolog isoform X8, giving the protein MFGAGSSSGSAAGDGAGPYADYATAAEPYQLGGPPPAAGTAPHLLYPADLSPQHHLYQLPPPPPLPPNADLQAQSKRRRSDEDDPSSGKYRRMDDDNMQDKERFASRENHCEIERRRRNKMTAYITELSDMVPTCSALARKPDKLTILRMAVAHMKALRGTGNTSTDGTYKPSFLTDQELKHLILEAADGFLFVVSCDTGRIIYVSDSVAPVLNYSQSDWYGTSLYNQVHPDDADKVREQLSTAEPQHAGRVLDLKTGTVKKEGHQSSVRLCTGSRRGFICRMKVGSLQTSGDMAAAHGLQRMKQRNSLGPPARDGQSYAVVHCTGYIKNWPPTGVGMADRGGVPSNDGVGDDVSIHYCLVAIGRLQVTSTPNTNDLAGSSSNNEFISRHSVEGKFTFVDQRVGAILGYTPSELLGHPCYEFFHPEDHTHMRESFEQVLKLKGQVLSVMYRFRAKNRDWVWLRTSAFSFLNPYTDEVEYIVCTNTTNKSLHSGTGGAGEQVQPENEVVSAYGQPGLDYSLDRHPARNPMYPAATAHHMMQHAPGMPGTGPPAPPPQQARPSSTQNVYQGYETTQSPIAYGSPGQQNTSSSVLNRIQKPAANTSPTPAVQQATGNWSTIGRQQPVSCEGYQYSQSSPSRSPSGPTYTQLSSGARTPAAQYHAVTTVPNNNTGMWSWQGQQQHQGPPQDAGGQPNAQVAGQPQAPHPAATGAPGPQTQELSDMLQMFQDQELSMFNASFE; this is encoded by the exons ATGTTCGGGGCAGGTAGCAGCAGCGGGAGCGCTGCAGGGGACGGCGCGGGCCCCTACGCCGATTACGCGACAGCAGCCGAGCCATACCAGCTGGGGGGTCCACCCCCTGCAGCCGGAACCGCTCCTCACCTGCTCTATCCGGCTGACCTGTCGCCCCAGCATCACCTCTACCAGCTGCCACCACCTCCGCCTCTGCCGCCCAACGCCGATCTTCAAGCTCAGTCCAAGAGACGTAG GTCAGATGAGGACGACCCGAGTTCGGGCAAGTACAGAAGAATGGACGACGACAACATGCAGGACAAGGAGCGATTTGCcag CCGGGAGAACCACTGCGAGATCGAGCGGCGGCGGAGGAACAAGATGACGGCCTACATAACCGAGCTCTCGGACATGGTGCCGACCTGCTCGGCCCTTGCCCGCAAGCCCGACAAGCTCACCATCCTGCGAATGGCCGTCGCTCACATGAAGGCCCTCCGAG GCACCGGCAACACAAGCACAGACGGCACGTACAAACCGTCCTTCCTGACGGACCAGGAACTGAAGCACCTTATCCTGGAGGCTGCCGACGGTTTCCTGTTCGTCGTGAGCTGCGATACCGGTCGCATCATCTACGTCTCGGACTCGGTAGCACCTGTCCTCAACTACTCCCAGAGCGATTGGTATGGAACCAGTCTCTACAACCAGGTCCATCCGGACGACGCGGACAAGGTCAGGGAGCAGCTGAGCACCGCTGAGCCACAGCATGCTGGTCGCGTCCTCGATCTCAAGACCGGCACCGTCAAGAAGGAGGGCCATCAAT CTTCGGTTCGCCTGTGCACGGGCTCGAGACGAGGTTTCATCTGCCGCATGAAGGTCGGTAGTCTTCAAACGAGCGGCGACATGGCTGCTGCTCACGGTCTGCAACGCATGAAGCAGAGGAACTCCTTGGGACCACCAGCGAGGGATGGACAAAGCTACGCTGTCGTGCACTGCACTGGTTACATTAAAAATTGGCCACCCACCG GTGTGGGCATGGCTGATCGCGGTGGAGTTCCATCCAATGACGGCGTCGGCGACGATGTCTCAATCCACTATTGCCTCGTTGCGATTGGACGACTGCAAGTCACTAGCACGCCCAATACCAACGACTTGGCTGGATCCAGTAGCAACAATg AATTCATTTCGCGCCATTCCGTGGAAGGTAAATTTACTTTCGTGGATCAAAGGGTAGGAGCAATTTTAGGCTATACGCCGTCTGAACTGCTCGGTCATCCTTGCTACGAGTTCTTCCATCCCGAGGACCACACTCATATGCGTGAAAGCTTTGAGCAAG tCCTAAAACTTAAAGGCCAAGTACTATCTGTAATGTATAGATTTAGAGCTAAGAACCGTGACTGGGTATGGCTCAGAACTTCCGCATTTTCCTTCCTCAACCCCTACACGGATGAGGTTGAATATATCGTCTGCACGAATACTACCAATAA ATCGTTACACAGTGGTACCGGTGGTGCTGGCGAACAAGTCCAACCGGAGAACGAGGTCGTCTCAGCGTACGGCCAGCCTGGACTGGACTACTCTTTGGACAGACATCCAGCACGCAACCCCATGTATCCCGCTGCCACAGCTCATCACATGATGCAACACGCGCCTGGTATGCCGGGCACAG GACCACCAGCGCCACCACCGCAACAAGCCAGACCGTCGAGTACGCAAAACGTGTACCAGGGCTATGAAACGACTCAGTCGCCTATAGCCTACGGCTCGCCTGGTCAACAAAATACATCTTCGTCGGTCCTAAATAGAATTCAAAAACCTGCGGCGAACACGTCACCAACACCAGCTGTGCAACAAGCGACTGGCAATTGGTCAACCATAGGCCGGCAG CAGCCGGTGTCTTGTGAGGGCTATCAATACAGTCAGTCGAGTCCATCAAGATCTCCAAGTGGACCAACATATACACAATTAAGTAGTGGAGCCAGAACACCAGCTGCCCAGTACCATGCAGTTACAACAGTGCCTAATAATAATACAG GAATGTGGAGCTGGCAAGGACAGCAGCAACATCAAGGTCCGCCACAAGATGCTGGCGGTCAGCCGAATGCACAAGTTGCGGGACAGCCGCAAGCTCCACATCCAGCTGCAACTGGTGCACCTGGTCCCCAAACACAAGAACTGTCTGATATGTTACAAATGTTCCAAGATCAAGAGTTAAGCATGTTCAATGCAAGTTTTGAATGA